The Myxococcales bacterium genome includes a region encoding these proteins:
- the hemF gene encoding oxygen-dependent coproporphyrinogen oxidase, with translation MSSLMNSAISYFQSLQDRICEGLATLDGGTFREDTWQRDGGGGGRSRVLSGGTVFEKAGVNFSDVHGTLRPDFGGSLPGEGSSFRASGISLVVHPRNPYVPTVHANFRRIERGRVGWFGGGADLTPYYVFPEDAAHFHRTLKGACDAGGAATYDRFKRWCDRYFFIAHRNEPRGIGGVFFDYLGAGAESTAREPEAGRAAFEDDPEATFAFVRGVGDAFLSAYAPIVQARKEMAYGDRERRWQLHRRGRYVEFNLVYDRGTVFGLRTDGRVESILMSLPPEVTWEYNYAPPQGSPEAQSLERILSRRDWATEGA, from the coding sequence ATGAGCAGCTTGATGAATTCCGCCATTTCGTATTTCCAGTCGCTCCAGGACCGCATTTGTGAAGGCCTCGCGACGCTCGACGGGGGAACCTTTCGTGAGGATACGTGGCAGCGGGACGGAGGAGGGGGGGGGCGCAGCCGTGTTTTGAGTGGTGGCACCGTGTTCGAGAAAGCGGGCGTCAACTTCTCCGATGTGCACGGAACCCTGCGCCCCGACTTCGGGGGCAGCCTTCCTGGGGAGGGCTCGTCGTTTCGCGCCAGCGGCATTTCGCTCGTCGTTCATCCCCGCAATCCCTACGTTCCGACGGTGCACGCAAACTTTCGTCGCATCGAACGAGGTCGAGTGGGCTGGTTCGGTGGGGGCGCCGATCTCACGCCGTATTATGTCTTTCCAGAAGACGCGGCTCACTTTCATCGAACGCTGAAAGGCGCCTGCGACGCCGGGGGAGCTGCGACGTACGACCGGTTCAAACGATGGTGTGATCGCTACTTCTTCATTGCCCACCGCAATGAGCCGCGCGGCATCGGAGGCGTGTTCTTCGACTATCTGGGGGCTGGGGCGGAATCCACAGCGCGGGAACCGGAGGCCGGGCGTGCCGCGTTCGAGGATGACCCTGAGGCGACCTTTGCGTTCGTGCGTGGGGTGGGTGATGCCTTTTTGTCGGCCTATGCCCCCATCGTGCAAGCACGAAAGGAGATGGCTTACGGAGACCGCGAGCGCCGGTGGCAACTTCACCGCCGTGGCCGCTACGTCGAGTTCAACCTGGTGTACGATCGGGGAACTGTGTTCGGATTGCGGACCGACGGACGTGTGGAATCCATTCTCATGTCGCTTCCGCCTGAGGTCACCTGGGAGTACAACTATGCTCCGCCGCAAGGCAGCCCCGAGGCACAGAGCCTCGAGCGAATCCTTTCTCGTCGGGATTGGGCAACGGAAGGCGCGTAG